The Candidatus Cloacimonadota bacterium genome includes the window AAAGCAGGAAGCAGTTTATATGTTGGAATAGGCGAATATGAAGGTAACAGATTTATCCTTGCATCTTCTGACTTAACTGCAATTTTACATTATACAAAAGTATTAATCAAAGTATATGAAAATGAGTTTATTGAATTTTCGCACGACAGATATCAAATATATGCATTAAAAGATATAACAATACATCAAAAGGATGGAACTTATAAACACTACAAAGAAGGTGAGAAGATAGATGTTAAACCAAAGCGTAGTAAGTTAAGAGCTGCAGATATTAAGCTCTCACCTCCATTTAAATATTTTATGGAACAAGAAATTTACGCTGAGGTAGAAAGCTGTAGGAAGCTTATTCAATTTATAAAGAATGGAAGTGAAGACAGCAAAAAAATTTGTAGCATTTTAAAAAATAGTAAGGCGTTAAATAACTATCAAACAATTTGCAAAAGTATCACCGAAACATCTAACTTTGAAAAACAGACAAAAATTTTTCAAAATTTCCTTTCTGACAAATCCTTTATAGAAATAAAAAAAGAATGTAAAAAGAAGATTCCAGAATTATTTGATAAATTTACTGACCCAGATTTTACAAAGATGGAGTTTTATTCTGATAATTCAACTGTTTTTTTAGAGATAATTGGGAATGAAATTTCTGAAGATTATCTTTTATTAGCTAAAATAATGGATGCCATTGATGAACAGCGTGAAACTTTAAATTTTCAGAAAAAAATAGAGCGTTTTCTTGAAATGATAACTAATGCCTGGGATAAACATTGTAATATTTACGCTGCAAGTTGTGGCACATCTTATCATGCTGCGAAAACCGCTGCCCTGTTTTTTAACGAAATCGCCGGAGTTGAGATAATACCTATTATACCAGGTGATTTCCGCGGCCAATATTCAAAGTCATTGCGAGATAAGGACATAATCATTGGCATAAGTCAAAGTGGCGAAACAAAAGATCTAATAGATATTTTTAGCAATGTAGAAAAATTAGGCAAAGATATTTATAGAATTGCCATTGTAAATAATGTAAATTCCACCCTTGGACAAGAGAAATCACAACTCTGTCTGCCTATTAGATGTGGTCCCGAAATGGCAGTTCCTGCAACAAAAAGTTACATCAATCAAATTACTCTTTTATATTATTTAGCAATACGAACCGCTGAAGTTAGACTTAAACATATGAAAGCTAATTCGTATGATAAGAAGGAAATAGGGAAATTAGAGCAACAGATTACACAGCGTTTTGAGACACTTGATTATATTCCAAACATTATAAGCGAAACGATTAATACAACCCAAGCTCAGATTGAAAATGTCGCCGAACAAATCTTTCTTGAACCCAGCATACATATTTTGGCAACAAAATTAAGCCCCGTTGCACAAGAGGGTGCTTTAAAAATCCGCGAAACAGTTTTGAATCATACAGAAGGAAGAGAAGGAGCGGAATTTAAACACGGACCAAATACAATACTGGGAGAAAATACAGTTTTTGGAATATGGAGTATAGAATCTTTGATGAAAAAGTATAATAAAGCAATTGAATTTATCTACTCTGAAACCAAAAGCGATGATGTGATAACTGAGGAAGATATTCCAAAAGTGATAACCGCGCTTGGTGATTATGTTTTTGATAGAGTTAGACCTTTTAACTTATTACCTCATTCCTTAA containing:
- a CDS encoding SIS domain-containing protein — protein: MKRIKNILAKILQKIPNFQIKIPVTGLGCGVLGLVFAKQTIKMGKIAAHLLKSLEYRGYDSTGAIIQNDKGKIVVRKDVGAPSELVKTLGIEKLSGKIFCGQVRWATFGSVNKENSQPHEVKCKKHIYGAHNGNITNTCALKQFLIDEGHDVISNNDGEILVHTVEQYFDMYIEKFPDKRHLEPQIRKDSMRKAIIEASKKLEGSYAAVIVDPVTEIVYAIKAGSSLYVGIGEYEGNRFILASSDLTAILHYTKVLIKVYENEFIEFSHDRYQIYALKDITIHQKDGTYKHYKEGEKIDVKPKRSKLRAADIKLSPPFKYFMEQEIYAEVESCRKLIQFIKNGSEDSKKICSILKNSKALNNYQTICKSITETSNFEKQTKIFQNFLSDKSFIEIKKECKKKIPELFDKFTDPDFTKMEFYSDNSTVFLEIIGNEISEDYLLLAKIMDAIDEQRETLNFQKKIERFLEMITNAWDKHCNIYAASCGTSYHAAKTAALFFNEIAGVEIIPIIPGDFRGQYSKSLRDKDIIIGISQSGETKDLIDIFSNVEKLGKDIYRIAIVNNVNSTLGQEKSQLCLPIRCGPEMAVPATKSYINQITLLYYLAIRTAEVRLKHMKANSYDKKEIGKLEQQITQRFETLDYIPNIISETINTTQAQIENVAEQIFLEPSIHILATKLSPVAQEGALKIRETVLNHTEGREGAEFKHGPNTILGENTVFGIWSIESLMKKYNKAIEFIYSETKSDDVITEEDIPKVITALGDYVFDRVRPFNLLPHSLKLFERTVKKFDFFASLYRNYPLIYITGPEERDVRLTISQINTHKIRGANSFLVAEENDDLLQNISSIPSAHPDYKWGYIELPKTGDTLLTVFSSIVVLQLLALRMSIKKMKYLNKLHVPRHG